One Parachlamydia sp. AcF125 DNA segment encodes these proteins:
- a CDS encoding competence protein CoiA family protein, with protein sequence MQLFAFNHRQQLIPAIHAKKQCDYRCLECGKMVRLRGGHHRQKHFYHVQANHACSLHHKSMEHLQIQTYLYSLLSPADCILERPFPEVSRIADVVWLSQKLIFEVQCSPITQEEVQKRSQDYRKCGYEIVWILHDRTFNRWRLCGAEVFLQAHTHYFTNIDKEGKGIIYDCFAWIEGGIRQQKMSPVEVKLNFPTICPPIEKKLPQFLKRRLATWKLHFQGDLIDRFFNQDAAPFAPLYFREIVQIEEAKEGKRLTWSQLFKYAFAQWVARPYRLVFQLFLEKYSN encoded by the coding sequence ATGCAACTTTTTGCTTTTAATCATCGCCAACAACTCATACCGGCAATTCATGCTAAAAAACAGTGCGATTATAGGTGTTTAGAATGTGGAAAAATGGTCCGGTTAAGAGGAGGACACCATCGTCAAAAGCATTTCTATCATGTCCAGGCAAACCATGCTTGCTCGCTTCACCACAAAAGTATGGAACACCTCCAAATCCAAACTTATCTTTACTCTTTACTTTCACCTGCAGATTGCATTCTTGAGCGCCCCTTCCCGGAAGTTTCCCGTATTGCAGATGTTGTTTGGTTGTCCCAAAAATTGATTTTCGAGGTGCAATGCTCTCCTATCACACAAGAAGAAGTCCAAAAACGCTCTCAAGATTATAGAAAATGTGGTTATGAAATTGTTTGGATTTTGCACGACCGCACTTTTAATCGTTGGAGGCTTTGTGGGGCAGAAGTTTTTTTGCAAGCTCATACCCATTATTTTACCAATATAGACAAAGAGGGGAAAGGGATCATTTATGATTGTTTTGCGTGGATTGAGGGGGGCATAAGGCAACAAAAAATGAGCCCCGTGGAGGTAAAACTTAATTTTCCCACGATTTGTCCTCCAATAGAAAAAAAGCTCCCGCAATTTCTTAAGAGACGGCTAGCTACTTGGAAATTGCACTTTCAAGGAGATTTGATAGACCGCTTTTTTAACCAAGATGCAGCTCCTTTTGCCCCCCTCTATTTTCGCGAAATAGTTCAAATTGAGGAAGCAAAGGAAGGGAAGCGTCTGACATGGAGCCAATTATTCAAATATGCATTCGCTCAATGGGTGGCGCGCCCTTATCGGTTAGTTTTTCAGCTGTTTTTAGAAAAATACTCAAATTAG
- the rpsT gene encoding 30S ribosomal protein S20 produces MAKEAPVKKKEKVPTPLKRDLQNEKRRLRNKAFKSSVRTAIRHFEETVAKKDPALIKERLNEVYSLMDKGVKKGVYKLNKASRTKSRLAARAVIPA; encoded by the coding sequence ATGGCTAAAGAAGCTCCTGTCAAAAAAAAAGAAAAAGTCCCCACCCCTTTAAAGCGCGATTTACAGAATGAAAAAAGACGCTTAAGAAACAAAGCGTTTAAATCGAGCGTCCGTACAGCTATCCGTCACTTCGAAGAAACGGTGGCAAAAAAAGACCCTGCTTTAATCAAAGAGCGTTTGAACGAAGTTTACAGCCTAATGGATAAAGGTGTAAAAAAGGGGGTATACAAGCTCAATAAAGCTAGCCGTACTAAATCTCGTTTGGCAGCTCGTGCAGTTATCCCTGCCTAG
- a CDS encoding FAD-dependent monooxygenase, which translates to MKLNILAAIFLLGFALPSLQSTEVLIIGGGPAGLATALEAYQQGMTVKLVEKEKDCLHPYWVFLTQASLSLLDKWEVTIPQMTTVQLAGQTVGAVQIKYLNNALKSRVKALGIERTVGKFMTLDESNFRAEISTLNGTVEIPYDFIVAADGAQSRVRKQLGIECDPSYQTIGAWAFFPFDNSAGTVSSEIIDQKSYFIRRITLPVGSVVSLQGVCYDPKFFYNYTIGQFREKLLVQGWKLEAEQIRSRDRNMLFQNNLYAFLQKAQAFSKEASCAILVGEAATSGSFFDCIGLNIALQTAVYAGEFFSELEKDNAYENFSRKMENASKKLLKHSAYLFSQCSS; encoded by the coding sequence ATGAAATTGAACATCCTAGCTGCCATTTTTCTATTAGGATTTGCTTTGCCTTCTCTCCAATCTACCGAAGTATTAATTATAGGAGGGGGCCCTGCCGGGCTTGCTACAGCGCTAGAAGCCTATCAGCAAGGAATGACAGTAAAATTGGTCGAAAAAGAAAAAGATTGCCTTCACCCCTATTGGGTTTTCTTGACACAAGCCTCGCTCTCTTTATTGGATAAATGGGAAGTTACGATTCCCCAAATGACAACTGTACAACTGGCAGGCCAAACAGTCGGAGCAGTTCAAATAAAATATCTAAATAATGCGCTCAAAAGTAGGGTTAAAGCTCTGGGAATTGAAAGAACGGTAGGAAAATTCATGACCCTTGATGAAAGCAATTTTCGTGCGGAGATTTCGACATTAAATGGCACAGTAGAGATCCCCTATGATTTTATTGTGGCAGCTGATGGGGCCCAAAGCCGTGTGAGAAAGCAATTGGGAATTGAGTGTGATCCCTCTTATCAAACAATCGGCGCTTGGGCATTTTTTCCCTTTGATAATTCCGCAGGAACAGTTTCTTCTGAAATTATTGATCAAAAATCTTACTTTATTCGCCGCATTACCTTGCCTGTAGGAAGCGTGGTTAGTTTACAAGGCGTTTGCTATGACCCTAAGTTTTTTTACAACTACACCATCGGACAATTTCGGGAAAAATTATTGGTGCAGGGGTGGAAGCTGGAGGCCGAACAAATTAGGAGCAGAGATCGCAATATGCTTTTCCAAAATAACCTGTACGCCTTTTTGCAAAAAGCTCAAGCCTTCTCAAAAGAAGCAAGCTGTGCAATCCTAGTTGGAGAGGCCGCCACAAGTGGCAGTTTTTTTGACTGCATCGGATTAAATATAGCTTTGCAAACTGCCGTCTATGCAGGCGAGTTTTTTAGCGAACTTGAGAAAGACAATGCCTATGAAAATTTTAGTCGAAAGATGGAAAACGCGTCAAAAAAATTGCTAAAACACAGCGCTTATTTGTTCTCCCAATGTTCCTCTTAA
- a CDS encoding helicase C-terminal domain-containing protein — translation MSSRRLDIEQALSLFKNEGLLARSVKGFEVREPQIKMMEKILHAYNHGEITLIEAGTGTGKSMAYLIPAILWSLQNKERTLISTHTITLQEQLLLKDIPALAKALGVEIHAVLVKGMSNYLCLRKLEEACQEFRLLPDQESQELAQIEAWAEQTTDGSRSSLHFVPSATTWEKVCAESDTCNHMACPHYKNCHFIKARREANEAQLLIANHNMLFADLLFRSENEHFEDPALLPPYHRIIIDEAHHIEDIATDFFATRISQIGIMRVLARLTAEKQGKVHGKLPLLKEKIQECCKKNATHEVNSLLNRLQIDLPALRKDLLKYIVDAFHIFGSFVQILQSSPPSADEEWKENKLRLLPFHLTHPDWHQKILPHVKLTLEEAQRYITALSSLEMDLKALDNDQLNEQTKGIRFDIAALSQRLSLFAKALETFISAEFSPSKVRWIEIQATKAVPSIQLVHADLDISQALVDFLFTPFSTIVLCSATLTTNNRFDFIRKRLGLTAETLSSRAIKEEIYDSPFNYREQAMLLVPRDLPEPSHPKYQEQACEKIWQALQSSRGNAFVLFTSYTHLKACFHSLQKRLENSRFHLFKQGDDNRQSLLQKFKAADRAVLFGTDSFWEGVDVMGEDLRCVIIVKLPFRVPNEPLIQARAEAITARGGDPFGEYALPQAIMKFKQGFGRLIRDKNDRGCVVCLDSRLVSKSYGSSFLNSLPPCQVLLPPSEHVQAKLDEFYKKTYHFVKNKTPQVV, via the coding sequence ATGTCTTCCCGCAGACTTGATATCGAACAAGCTCTTTCTCTTTTTAAAAATGAAGGTTTATTGGCCCGCTCCGTTAAAGGATTCGAAGTGCGAGAACCTCAAATTAAAATGATGGAAAAGATCCTCCATGCTTATAATCACGGAGAAATCACTTTGATTGAAGCAGGGACAGGCACGGGAAAAAGCATGGCCTATCTCATTCCTGCCATTTTGTGGTCTCTTCAAAATAAAGAACGCACCTTAATCTCGACTCATACCATCACTCTGCAAGAACAGTTGCTTTTGAAAGATATCCCCGCGCTTGCCAAAGCTTTAGGGGTTGAGATTCATGCCGTTTTGGTTAAAGGCATGAGTAACTATTTGTGTTTAAGAAAGCTAGAGGAAGCTTGCCAAGAATTTCGCCTACTTCCCGATCAGGAAAGCCAGGAGCTTGCACAAATAGAAGCTTGGGCCGAACAAACAACCGATGGGTCTCGCTCAAGCCTACACTTTGTTCCTTCTGCTACTACTTGGGAAAAAGTGTGTGCAGAAAGCGATACCTGTAACCACATGGCGTGTCCTCACTATAAAAATTGCCATTTTATTAAAGCACGCCGAGAGGCAAATGAAGCCCAGTTACTAATTGCAAATCACAATATGCTGTTTGCAGATCTTCTTTTCAGAAGTGAAAATGAACATTTTGAGGATCCTGCACTGCTGCCCCCTTATCATCGGATCATCATCGATGAAGCCCATCATATAGAGGATATTGCCACAGACTTTTTTGCTACGCGCATTTCTCAAATCGGCATCATGCGTGTCTTAGCTCGATTAACTGCAGAGAAGCAGGGTAAAGTCCATGGCAAGCTCCCCCTTTTGAAAGAAAAGATCCAAGAATGTTGCAAAAAAAATGCCACACATGAGGTCAATTCCCTTTTAAATCGGCTGCAAATTGATTTGCCCGCCCTGCGCAAAGATTTACTCAAGTATATCGTGGATGCCTTTCATATTTTTGGCTCGTTTGTGCAAATCCTTCAATCCTCTCCTCCTTCTGCAGACGAGGAATGGAAAGAAAATAAGCTTCGCCTTCTCCCTTTCCATCTCACCCATCCTGATTGGCATCAAAAAATTTTGCCCCATGTCAAGCTAACTTTGGAAGAAGCTCAACGCTACATAACTGCACTCTCTAGTCTCGAAATGGATTTAAAAGCTCTTGATAACGACCAGCTAAATGAACAAACAAAAGGGATACGATTTGACATTGCCGCTTTGTCTCAACGCCTGTCCTTGTTTGCTAAAGCACTAGAAACTTTCATTTCTGCCGAGTTTTCTCCTTCCAAAGTTCGCTGGATTGAAATTCAAGCTACAAAAGCTGTTCCCTCCATCCAACTGGTACATGCCGATTTAGATATCTCCCAAGCATTGGTGGATTTTTTATTTACCCCTTTTTCAACTATTGTTTTATGCAGCGCAACCTTGACTACAAATAATCGGTTCGATTTTATTCGCAAACGGCTGGGGCTAACCGCAGAAACTCTTTCAAGTCGAGCAATTAAAGAAGAAATTTACGACTCTCCTTTTAATTACAGAGAGCAAGCGATGCTCCTAGTCCCTAGAGATCTACCCGAGCCTTCTCATCCCAAGTACCAGGAGCAAGCTTGTGAGAAAATTTGGCAAGCTCTACAATCAAGCCGAGGCAATGCATTTGTGTTATTTACCTCCTATACCCATTTGAAAGCATGCTTTCATTCTCTCCAAAAAAGGTTAGAGAACAGTCGTTTTCATTTATTTAAGCAGGGCGATGACAATCGCCAATCTTTACTGCAAAAATTTAAAGCTGCCGATAGAGCCGTTTTATTTGGAACAGACTCCTTCTGGGAAGGTGTGGATGTGATGGGAGAAGATTTACGCTGCGTTATTATTGTAAAGTTGCCGTTTAGAGTGCCGAATGAGCCTTTGATTCAGGCCCGTGCAGAAGCTATTACTGCCCGTGGAGGAGATCCCTTCGGCGAGTATGCCCTTCCACAGGCTATCATGAAATTCAAGCAAGGTTTTGGCAGGCTTATACGGGATAAAAATGATCGGGGATGCGTGGTGTGCCTAGATTCCCGTCTTGTCTCAAAATCTTACGGTTCCTCTTTCTTAAATAGCCTTCCCCCTTGTCAAGTTTTACTGCCACCTAGTGAACATGTGCAAGCAAAGCTAGACGAATTTTATAAAAAAACTTATCACTTCGTAAAAAATAAAACCCCTCAAGTTGTGTAA
- a CDS encoding DNA translocase FtsK, with translation MAKKKQIKMTSPPPVKDVTPYNTEMRGIFFFIASFILTLSLLSFAYGQASKNWLGLIGHTIGWIFHALFGLSSYLIVIFLGWISWRLLFNQPINRLGKKTLAVAILVCSTSILLSLIEEQFPTIRTFLGHSFYTYSWYKKQRYHLGGALFYYLYRDMPTYNLVRMLNTTGVGLVFFSTLVASLLSLAKITPEQILQALTNFFTLLKETTKEKWEALFAPREPEEEPFSNSDKMLTPFQAETDETEHFQERGLKNRPSFTRRYTLDPILKSPFDEMSRPVFSNQDSHTEPEEEILALPQPTESPDSEAVLLNKKEAAINAQKIYNGDFTHYEVPEDNLLTNPKSIDHTLVKKDLERQAEILEETLLSFGIEAKVGQIHCGPTITLFEVHPAIGVKVQKIRTLENDIALNMQARSIRIIAPIPGKAAVGIEVPSPHPQEVAFKDILHAYQQGGKKFHIPVLLGKTVLGEYVMSDLAKMPHCIIAGATGSGKSVCINTIVMSILLNAKPDEIKLLMIDPKKVELTPYTRLPHMLAPVITEPHGACAALNWLVKEMENRYELLKILSVRNIESFNQRKRDIELEESFDREIPEKLPYIVGIIDELADLMMVSSSDIETPIARIAQMARAVGIHLILATQRPSREVITGIIKANFPTRISFKVASRVNSQIVLDETGAESLLGNGDMLFLPPGSSHLIRAQGAYIRDEDITGVVKKICDQAPPNYVIDSFDQGSFEDFQSSNQAESPADQLYDSALDIVLSTGNASTTFLQRKLKIGYARAASLIDLLENQGVIGPSEGSKPRKILLSRKNGGEETSPKNAFALEDE, from the coding sequence ATGGCTAAAAAAAAACAAATTAAAATGACATCCCCCCCGCCTGTTAAAGATGTCACTCCCTATAATACCGAAATGCGAGGCATCTTCTTTTTCATTGCCTCTTTTATTTTAACTTTAAGCCTTTTAAGTTTCGCTTACGGCCAGGCATCTAAAAATTGGCTAGGCCTTATTGGACATACGATCGGGTGGATCTTTCACGCCTTATTTGGATTAAGCAGCTACTTAATTGTGATTTTCCTTGGGTGGATTAGCTGGCGCCTTCTCTTTAACCAGCCGATTAATCGCCTAGGAAAAAAAACGCTTGCTGTGGCCATTCTAGTTTGCTCAACATCCATTTTACTTTCCCTGATCGAAGAACAATTTCCCACCATTCGCACGTTTTTAGGACATTCTTTTTACACTTATTCGTGGTACAAAAAGCAAAGGTATCATTTGGGAGGAGCTCTTTTTTATTACCTCTACCGCGATATGCCCACTTATAATCTCGTGCGTATGCTCAATACAACCGGAGTTGGCTTAGTTTTTTTTAGCACTCTTGTTGCCTCTTTGCTTTCTTTAGCAAAAATTACCCCAGAACAAATCTTACAAGCTTTGACAAACTTTTTTACTCTTTTAAAAGAAACCACCAAAGAAAAATGGGAGGCTTTATTTGCTCCCCGTGAGCCAGAAGAAGAGCCGTTTTCTAACTCTGATAAAATGCTCACTCCTTTTCAGGCTGAAACAGATGAGACGGAGCATTTTCAGGAAAGGGGACTAAAAAATCGTCCGAGTTTTACCCGTAGATATACCTTAGATCCAATTTTGAAAAGCCCTTTTGATGAGATGTCTCGCCCTGTGTTCTCTAACCAAGACTCCCACACAGAACCAGAAGAAGAGATCCTGGCTTTACCTCAGCCTACTGAAAGTCCTGATTCGGAAGCTGTCCTCCTCAACAAAAAAGAAGCTGCTATTAACGCCCAAAAAATTTATAACGGAGATTTTACCCATTACGAGGTCCCTGAAGATAACCTTTTAACCAATCCAAAAAGTATTGATCATACCCTTGTAAAGAAAGATTTAGAGAGGCAGGCAGAGATTCTCGAAGAAACCCTCCTGAGCTTTGGGATCGAGGCAAAAGTGGGGCAGATTCATTGCGGTCCAACCATTACTTTGTTTGAAGTGCACCCTGCCATTGGAGTTAAGGTGCAGAAAATTCGCACTCTGGAAAATGATATTGCCTTAAACATGCAAGCAAGGTCGATTCGAATTATCGCCCCCATTCCAGGCAAAGCAGCGGTAGGAATCGAAGTTCCTAGCCCTCACCCACAAGAGGTGGCATTTAAAGATATTTTACACGCCTATCAACAAGGGGGAAAGAAATTTCATATTCCCGTTCTGCTAGGTAAGACAGTCCTCGGAGAATATGTCATGAGCGACTTAGCTAAAATGCCTCATTGTATTATCGCAGGAGCGACCGGATCGGGAAAGTCCGTTTGTATCAATACCATTGTAATGTCGATTTTACTAAATGCTAAGCCAGACGAAATTAAATTACTGATGATTGATCCCAAAAAGGTAGAATTAACCCCTTATACGCGTCTCCCCCACATGTTAGCACCGGTCATTACCGAGCCGCATGGAGCATGTGCGGCCTTAAATTGGCTGGTAAAAGAGATGGAAAATCGCTATGAACTGCTTAAAATTTTATCCGTTCGCAACATCGAATCCTTTAATCAACGGAAACGGGATATAGAGCTAGAGGAAAGTTTTGATAGAGAAATTCCTGAAAAACTCCCTTATATCGTAGGAATTATTGATGAGCTCGCAGATCTCATGATGGTATCCAGCAGCGATATCGAAACTCCTATTGCCAGAATTGCCCAAATGGCCCGAGCGGTGGGGATCCATTTAATTCTCGCCACGCAACGCCCTTCCCGTGAAGTGATTACCGGGATTATTAAAGCAAATTTTCCTACCCGCATTTCATTTAAAGTTGCTAGCCGAGTGAATAGCCAGATTGTATTAGATGAAACAGGGGCGGAATCTTTGCTTGGGAATGGGGATATGCTCTTTCTTCCACCGGGAAGCTCCCACCTTATTCGGGCACAGGGAGCCTATATTCGCGATGAGGATATTACCGGGGTAGTCAAGAAAATTTGCGATCAAGCTCCCCCTAATTATGTGATTGACTCTTTTGACCAAGGCTCATTTGAAGATTTCCAGTCCTCCAATCAAGCAGAATCCCCTGCTGACCAACTTTACGATAGCGCTCTTGATATTGTATTAAGTACAGGAAATGCCTCTACAACTTTCTTACAGCGCAAACTTAAAATTGGATATGCGCGAGCTGCCAGTTTAATTGATCTTTTAGAAAATCAAGGAGTTATTGGCCCGAGTGAAGGGAGTAAGCCCAGAAAAATTCTGCTTTCTCGAAAAAACGGAGGAGAAGAAACTTCTCCAAAAAATGCATTTGCTCTAGAGGATGAATAA
- a CDS encoding RNA polymerase sigma factor → MSKTNFSQTFSPHHQQKVDELVSLAKEQGYITYEEINEILPMTFDNADQIDQVLIFLSGMDVQVLNQAEVERQKEKRKEAKELEGLPKRSEGSPDDPVRMYLKEMGSVPLLSREEEVEISKRIEKAQIQIERIIMRFRYSTAEAISIASFLIQGKERFDKCITEKEVVNKQEFLQLLPKLCDLLKEEDAILEKLLLQPHTEALEESIEKCRIRTQAYLRRMHCRHNVIEDFGEVILRAYDRFLALEKEINELKPRAERNKYAAAKLHAAKRKLRKRELAAGRSLDDFKKDVRMLQRWMDKSQEAKREMVESNLRLVISIAKKYTNRGLSFLDLIQEGNMGLMKAVEKFEYRRGYKFSTYATWWIRQAVTRAIADQARTIRIPVHMIETINKVLRGAKKLMMETGREPSPEELANELGITAERVREIYKIAQHPISLQAEVGDGGESQFGDFLEDTGADSPAEATGYSILKDKMNEVLATLTDRERKVLIQRFGLLDGKPKTLEEVGVEFNVTRERIRQIEAKALRKMRHPTRSKQLKAFLDLLDVE, encoded by the coding sequence ATGAGCAAAACAAATTTTTCACAAACATTCTCCCCGCATCACCAACAAAAAGTTGATGAACTTGTCTCGCTTGCAAAAGAACAGGGATATATCACCTATGAGGAGATTAATGAAATCCTCCCCATGACTTTTGACAATGCAGATCAAATTGACCAAGTCCTCATTTTTTTAAGTGGGATGGATGTTCAAGTATTGAATCAAGCGGAAGTCGAAAGGCAAAAGGAGAAAAGAAAAGAAGCCAAAGAATTGGAAGGGCTTCCCAAAAGGTCTGAAGGCTCGCCGGATGATCCAGTTAGAATGTATTTAAAAGAGATGGGATCTGTTCCCCTTCTTAGCAGAGAAGAAGAGGTAGAGATTTCTAAGCGAATTGAAAAAGCACAGATCCAAATTGAGCGGATTATCATGCGTTTCCGCTATTCTACGGCAGAAGCTATTTCAATTGCCTCCTTTCTTATCCAAGGAAAAGAACGGTTTGATAAATGCATTACGGAAAAAGAAGTTGTCAACAAACAAGAATTTTTGCAGCTTCTCCCTAAACTTTGCGACCTTTTAAAAGAAGAAGATGCCATTTTGGAAAAGCTTTTGCTTCAGCCGCACACAGAAGCTTTGGAAGAAAGCATTGAAAAATGCCGCATTCGCACGCAAGCCTATTTGCGTAGGATGCACTGCCGACACAATGTAATTGAAGATTTTGGAGAAGTTATTCTACGCGCTTATGACCGCTTCTTAGCCCTCGAAAAAGAGATTAACGAGTTAAAACCTAGAGCAGAGCGGAATAAATACGCGGCTGCAAAATTGCATGCAGCCAAGCGCAAATTAAGAAAGCGGGAATTAGCAGCCGGACGCTCTTTAGACGACTTTAAGAAAGACGTGCGCATGCTGCAACGTTGGATGGATAAAAGCCAAGAAGCTAAACGGGAAATGGTGGAATCTAACCTTCGGTTGGTCATTTCAATTGCCAAAAAATACACAAACAGAGGTTTGTCTTTCTTAGATTTGATACAAGAAGGAAATATGGGCTTGATGAAAGCGGTGGAAAAATTTGAATACCGCCGAGGTTACAAATTTTCTACTTATGCGACTTGGTGGATTCGCCAAGCAGTCACACGTGCAATTGCAGACCAAGCGAGAACCATCCGAATTCCCGTTCACATGATTGAAACTATTAATAAAGTTTTGCGCGGTGCAAAAAAATTGATGATGGAAACGGGGCGCGAGCCAAGCCCAGAAGAGCTCGCTAACGAACTTGGCATTACGGCTGAGAGGGTCCGCGAAATCTATAAAATTGCCCAACATCCTATCTCTTTACAAGCAGAAGTAGGGGATGGAGGTGAAAGCCAATTTGGAGATTTCTTAGAAGATACAGGTGCGGATTCTCCCGCTGAAGCGACTGGATATTCGATTTTAAAAGATAAAATGAATGAAGTGCTCGCTACGCTGACTGATCGGGAACGCAAAGTGTTGATTCAACGTTTTGGCCTCTTAGATGGTAAACCCAAAACCCTTGAAGAAGTAGGAGTTGAGTTTAACGTAACACGAGAACGTATCCGTCAAATTGAAGCCAAAGCCTTGCGAAAAATGCGCCATCCAACGCGTTCAAAACAATTAAAAGCATTTCTCGATTTATTAGATGTAGAATAA
- a CDS encoding undecaprenyl-diphosphate phosphatase — translation MSILEAIFLGIIQGLTEFLPVSSSGHLKLMQSLIGFQNLDQYILFDLICHLGTLGAIFIFFAKEIKETLTSNRLRLLQIALATLPLFPLAIFLKPIESIYQKPHLLGFFFLITSFLLFLGVYCQKEGPSPPRWRTPFLIGCFQALAIFPGISRSGATISGAKLLGWRMHEALTFSFLIAIPAIVGGIVLETLKFITTNSVAPPVPIPAYCAGLLASLCVGYASLFFLQKMALPHRFLWFAWYCLALGVFAIIYYNF, via the coding sequence ATGTCTATACTTGAAGCGATTTTTCTTGGGATCATCCAAGGATTAACTGAATTTTTGCCCGTCAGTTCTTCCGGGCATTTAAAACTCATGCAATCTTTAATAGGCTTTCAAAATTTGGACCAATACATCTTATTTGACTTGATTTGTCATTTAGGCACCTTGGGCGCTATTTTTATTTTTTTCGCGAAAGAAATCAAAGAAACCTTGACATCGAACCGCTTACGCTTACTCCAAATTGCCCTCGCTACGCTTCCCTTGTTCCCCCTTGCGATCTTTCTTAAACCCATTGAATCGATTTATCAAAAACCCCATCTACTTGGCTTCTTTTTTTTAATCACCTCTTTTCTCTTATTTTTAGGGGTATATTGCCAAAAAGAAGGCCCCTCTCCGCCTCGTTGGAGAACCCCCTTTTTAATTGGTTGTTTTCAAGCGCTCGCCATTTTTCCAGGGATCTCCCGCAGTGGAGCGACTATTTCAGGGGCTAAATTGCTAGGATGGAGGATGCACGAGGCGCTGACATTCTCCTTTTTAATCGCTATTCCAGCTATAGTGGGGGGAATTGTTCTCGAAACGCTTAAATTTATAACCACGAATTCAGTCGCTCCCCCTGTTCCTATTCCTGCTTATTGCGCAGGCCTTCTCGCTTCTTTATGCGTGGGCTATGCCTCTTTATTTTTTTTGCAAAAAATGGCCCTTCCCCATCGTTTTTTATGGTTTGCGTGGTATTGTTTGGCATTAGGAGTATTTGCAATTATTTATTACAACTTTTAA